One window from the genome of Choloepus didactylus isolate mChoDid1 chromosome 2, mChoDid1.pri, whole genome shotgun sequence encodes:
- the LOC119511996 gene encoding integrin alpha-4-like has translation METLKDIFKFLSKTDKRLLYCIKADPHCLNFLCNFGKKESVKEASVHIQLEGRPAVFEVDETSALEFEIRTVAFPEPNPKVIELNKDENVAYVLLEGLPHQRSKRLFTLLIISNSLLLGLIVLLLILYVMWKSGFFKKKSVLQEENRRRSCSYVNSKSNNDDRRLLSN, from the exons ATGGAGACCCTGAAAGACATATTCAAGTTCTTGTCAAAGACGGATAAGAGGCTACTGTATTGCATAAAAGCTGATCCACATTGTTTAAATTTCTTATGCAATTTTGGAAAGAAGGAAAGTGTAAAAGAAGCCAGTGTTCACATACAGTTGGAAGGCCGGCCAGCTGTCTTTGAAGTGGATGAGACTTCGGCACTCGAGTTTGAAATAAGAACAGTAGCCTTTCCAGAGCCAAATCCAAAAGTTATCGAATTAAATAAGGATGAGAATGTTGCATATGTTCTACTAGAAGGACTGCCTCATCAAAGATCCAAACGTCTCTTCACTCTGCTGATTATTTCAAATAGCTTGCTACTTGGACTTATTGTACTTTTATTGATTTTGTATGTTATGTGGAAGTCTGGCTTCTTTAAAA AGAAATCTGTCTtgcaagaagaaaatagaagacgCAGTTGCAGTTATGTGAATAGTAAAAGCAATAATGATGATCGAAGACTTCTTTCAAATTGA